A section of the Syntrophorhabdales bacterium genome encodes:
- a CDS encoding 4Fe-4S dicluster domain-containing protein: MEAMAKSLVVNQERCTGCRLCESVCAVKHDGVVNPMRARIKIEKWEHEGLYVPMICQHCQDAPCMNVCPVKAISREEDLARVMVDYDKCIGCRSCVAVCPFGAMNFNTIDRKVIKCDLCDGDPQCVRFCDIKAVDYVDAAKVSISKKRDAALRMTSAQKKAAELLEA; encoded by the coding sequence ATGGAAGCAATGGCAAAATCACTTGTAGTCAATCAGGAGAGATGTACGGGTTGCCGGCTTTGCGAATCTGTCTGTGCGGTCAAGCACGACGGCGTGGTCAACCCGATGAGGGCACGCATTAAGATAGAGAAATGGGAACACGAAGGGCTCTACGTCCCTATGATCTGCCAGCACTGTCAGGATGCGCCCTGCATGAACGTCTGCCCGGTGAAAGCTATTTCCCGAGAAGAAGATCTGGCCAGGGTAATGGTCGACTATGACAAATGCATCGGCTGCCGGTCCTGCGTGGCAGTCTGCCCGTTTGGAGCCATGAACTTCAACACGATAGATAGAAAAGTCATCAAGTGCGACCTCTGCGACGGCGATCCGCAGTGCGTCCGTTTCTGTGACATCAAAGCCGTTGATTATGTGGACGCTGCAAAAGTGTCTATCTCCAAGAAGAGAGATGCGGCGCTCAGGATGACATCCGCACAGAAGAAGGCTGCGGAGCTTTTGGAAGCATAA
- a CDS encoding MoaD/ThiS family protein — MSVKVTLHPYLTEGGEAILELDGNTVRECLKNLVGRFPAMQAKLFAKPDKLHGYIEIFVNAQPTVPLELAFPLKDGDEMAILVFLSGG; from the coding sequence ATGAGTGTAAAGGTAACCCTCCACCCCTACTTGACCGAAGGCGGGGAAGCGATACTTGAACTGGATGGGAATACCGTACGAGAGTGTCTCAAGAATCTTGTGGGGCGCTTTCCTGCCATGCAGGCAAAGCTTTTTGCTAAGCCTGATAAACTGCACGGCTACATAGAGATTTTTGTCAATGCACAACCGACGGTTCCGCTGGAACTGGCCTTTCCTCTTAAGGACGGGGATGAGATGGCGATACTTGTCTTTCTCTCCGGCGGCTAA